From the Oleiphilus messinensis genome, one window contains:
- the cysN gene encoding sulfate adenylyltransferase subunit CysN: protein MSHQSELISTNINEYLAQHERKELLRLLTCGSVDDGKSTLIGRLLHDSKMIYEDHMEALKKDSVKSGTTGEKVDLALLVDGLQAEREQGITIDVAYRYFSTAKRKFIIADTPGHEQYTRNMATGASTANLAIILIDARHGVLTQTRRHSFIASLLGIQHIVVAINKMDLVEFSESRFNEIKAEYEAFSAQLNLHDIRYVPISALDGDNVVNKSEKTPWFSGESLMEILENVEIAADRNFDHFRFPVQYVNRPNLDFRGFCGTVASGVIKKGDTITALPSGKSSKVKDIVTFDGSLDEAFVDQAVTLTLEDEIDISRGDMIIKPDDLPNVSNSFDAHIVWMNEDEMKPGKLYNIKLASNAVSGSIKQIHHQIDINTLAKHDSDNLHLNEIGLCQVNLNQPVAFDKYDDNRATGAFVVIDRLTNITVGAGMIKGNTQFDTELEPVSDTERSARFDQIAAIINCTGSAANQLAIAVERKLFDSGKTVIRLDTAESPENQISFAQLLKEKGLIVVTENLETVPSDTTVTADSESEIHGQLGLV, encoded by the coding sequence ATGTCACATCAATCGGAACTGATTAGCACCAACATCAATGAATACCTCGCTCAGCACGAGCGCAAAGAATTATTACGACTGCTGACATGCGGCAGCGTAGATGACGGCAAGAGCACCCTGATCGGACGCCTGTTACACGACTCCAAAATGATTTACGAAGATCACATGGAGGCATTGAAAAAGGACAGCGTCAAATCGGGCACCACGGGTGAAAAAGTCGATTTGGCTCTTCTGGTGGACGGCCTCCAGGCAGAGCGTGAACAAGGGATCACTATAGACGTAGCCTACCGTTACTTTTCAACTGCCAAGCGCAAGTTCATCATCGCGGACACACCGGGGCACGAACAGTACACACGTAACATGGCCACCGGCGCATCTACGGCAAACCTGGCAATCATTCTGATTGATGCACGCCACGGTGTGCTCACGCAAACCAGACGCCATTCGTTTATCGCATCGTTACTGGGCATTCAACACATCGTCGTTGCGATCAACAAAATGGATCTGGTTGAATTCAGCGAGTCGCGCTTTAATGAAATTAAAGCGGAATATGAAGCATTCTCCGCTCAACTCAATTTACACGACATTCGCTACGTTCCCATCTCCGCACTGGATGGTGACAACGTCGTTAACAAAAGCGAAAAAACACCCTGGTTTAGCGGCGAATCTCTTATGGAGATTCTGGAGAATGTTGAAATCGCAGCAGATCGCAATTTCGACCACTTCCGCTTTCCCGTACAGTACGTCAACCGCCCCAACCTCGACTTCCGCGGCTTCTGTGGCACCGTGGCATCAGGCGTTATCAAAAAAGGTGACACCATCACTGCACTCCCGTCCGGAAAGAGCAGCAAAGTCAAAGATATCGTTACCTTTGATGGCAGCCTTGACGAAGCTTTTGTCGATCAAGCCGTTACGCTCACCCTGGAAGACGAGATCGACATCAGTCGTGGTGATATGATTATAAAGCCTGATGACCTGCCAAACGTCAGCAATAGCTTCGATGCACACATTGTGTGGATGAACGAAGATGAAATGAAGCCGGGCAAACTGTACAACATCAAGCTTGCCAGCAACGCGGTATCTGGATCGATCAAGCAGATACACCACCAGATTGACATCAACACGCTTGCCAAACACGATAGCGACAACCTGCACCTGAATGAGATTGGCCTGTGCCAGGTCAACCTCAACCAGCCGGTGGCATTCGATAAATATGATGACAATCGGGCAACGGGTGCATTCGTCGTAATTGATCGCCTCACCAACATCACGGTCGGAGCTGGTATGATCAAGGGCAACACACAATTTGATACCGAACTGGAACCGGTAAGCGATACCGAACGCTCTGCACGCTTCGATCAAATCGCCGCGATCATCAATTGCACAGGCTCCGCAGCAAACCAATTAGCAATTGCCGTCGAGCGAAAGCTGTTTGACAGCGGCAAAACCGTGATCCGCCTCGACACTGCCGAATCCCCTGAAAACCAGATCAGTTTCGCCCAACTCCTGAAAGAAAAAGGCTTGATCGTGGTGACTGAGAACCTTGAAACGGTTCCTTCAGATACGACCGTAACGGCTGATTCAGAGTCCGAGATTCACGGACAATTAGGACTCGTATAA
- a CDS encoding PilZ domain-containing protein, whose translation MKSNLRYHHRIRSEIEATLLVDNEELCSTTIANISRAGIMIECNQKTLEDILPNQHQIAPKKPVQVEVEFNLPLSVYHEVSVKAYCNVIHTRRLSKNSYQIGLEFAHFANEDFRYVEQYMHMHAPTTPA comes from the coding sequence ATGAAAAGCAATCTGCGCTACCACCATAGAATTCGATCAGAAATTGAAGCCACACTCCTCGTTGATAATGAAGAATTGTGCTCAACAACAATCGCCAACATCTCACGCGCCGGAATCATGATCGAGTGCAACCAAAAAACCCTGGAAGACATACTTCCGAACCAACATCAGATCGCACCCAAAAAGCCGGTGCAAGTCGAAGTCGAATTCAACCTCCCACTGTCGGTATACCATGAAGTTTCGGTGAAGGCGTATTGCAATGTTATTCACACCCGAAGATTATCCAAGAACAGCTATCAGATTGGTTTGGAGTTCGCGCATTTTGCAAATGAAGATTTCCGTTATGTCGAACAATATATGCACATGCACGCCCCTACCACACCGGCATAA
- the fusA gene encoding elongation factor G — protein MTDLTKYRNIGIFAHVDAGKTTTTERILKLTGRIHKTGEVHDGAATTDFMEQEQERGITIQSAATTCFWDDHRLNIIDTPGHVDFTVEVYRSLKVLDGGIGVFCGSGGVEPQSETNWRYANESEVSRIIFVNKLDRVGADFLRVVEQVKNVLGAKPLVMTLPIGREDEFTGVVDLLSNKAYVWDDSGLPENFEVKDIPADMADQVAEYREQLIETAVEQDDDLMMAYMDGEEPSVEDIKRCIRKGTIALDFFPTYCGSAFKNKGVQLVLDAVIDYLPNPTEVEPQPLTDEEGNETGEVATVSADEPLRALAFKIMDDRFGALTFIRVYSGVMEKGMTVLNSFTGKTERIGRMVEMHANDRQEIDRAQAGDIIAVVGMKNVQTGHTLCDPKKPCTLEPMVFPDPVISIAVTPKDKAGSEKMGIALGKMVAEDPSFCVESDEESGDTILKGMGELHLDIKVDILKRTYGVELNVGKPQVAYRETITQAIEDSYTHKKQSGGSGQYGKIDYRIKPGEPGSGFAFASTVVGGNVPKEYFPAIEKGFSVMMEEGPLAGFPVLDVEVELFDGGFHAVDSSAIAFEIAAKGAFRQSMPKAGPQLIEPIMKVDVFTPEDHVGDVIGDLNRRRGMIKSQEAASTGVRIKADVPLAEMFGYIGHLRTMTSGRGQFSMEFSHYLPCPNQVAEEVIAEEKAKQAAAKK, from the coding sequence ATGACTGATTTAACCAAATACAGAAACATAGGTATATTTGCACACGTTGATGCGGGTAAAACCACAACAACTGAACGGATTTTGAAACTGACCGGTCGTATCCACAAAACCGGTGAGGTACACGATGGCGCTGCGACCACGGATTTCATGGAGCAGGAACAAGAGCGCGGTATCACCATTCAGTCCGCTGCGACGACCTGTTTTTGGGATGATCACCGCCTGAATATCATCGATACTCCTGGGCACGTTGACTTCACTGTTGAAGTGTATCGTTCTCTGAAAGTACTGGATGGTGGTATCGGTGTGTTCTGTGGTTCCGGTGGTGTTGAGCCTCAGTCTGAAACGAACTGGCGCTATGCTAACGAATCTGAAGTATCTCGTATCATCTTCGTGAACAAACTGGATCGAGTCGGTGCAGACTTCCTGCGCGTTGTAGAGCAGGTTAAAAATGTTCTGGGCGCCAAGCCGCTGGTTATGACCCTGCCAATCGGTCGTGAAGATGAGTTCACGGGTGTTGTTGATCTGCTGTCAAACAAAGCTTACGTTTGGGATGACAGTGGTCTGCCAGAGAACTTTGAAGTAAAAGATATTCCTGCTGACATGGCGGATCAGGTTGCCGAGTACCGTGAACAGTTGATCGAGACTGCGGTTGAGCAAGATGATGATTTGATGATGGCTTACATGGATGGCGAAGAGCCATCCGTTGAAGATATCAAGCGTTGTATCCGTAAAGGCACCATTGCACTGGACTTCTTCCCGACTTACTGTGGTTCTGCTTTCAAGAACAAAGGTGTTCAGTTGGTTCTGGATGCGGTTATTGATTACCTGCCAAATCCAACTGAAGTTGAGCCTCAGCCATTGACTGATGAAGAAGGTAACGAAACGGGTGAAGTTGCAACCGTGAGTGCTGACGAGCCGTTGCGAGCATTGGCGTTCAAGATTATGGACGACCGCTTCGGTGCATTGACCTTTATTCGTGTCTACTCTGGTGTAATGGAAAAAGGCATGACGGTCTTGAACTCGTTCACTGGCAAGACCGAACGTATCGGTCGTATGGTGGAGATGCATGCGAATGATCGTCAGGAAATCGACCGTGCGCAAGCGGGTGATATTATAGCTGTTGTGGGCATGAAGAACGTTCAGACTGGTCACACGCTTTGTGATCCCAAGAAGCCATGTACACTTGAGCCAATGGTCTTCCCGGATCCTGTTATCTCGATCGCCGTTACCCCGAAAGACAAGGCCGGTTCTGAGAAGATGGGTATTGCACTGGGTAAAATGGTTGCGGAAGATCCATCTTTCTGTGTTGAGTCAGACGAGGAGTCCGGCGACACCATCCTGAAAGGAATGGGTGAGCTGCACCTGGATATCAAAGTAGATATCCTGAAGCGTACTTATGGCGTTGAGTTGAATGTTGGTAAGCCTCAGGTAGCTTACCGTGAAACCATTACTCAAGCGATTGAAGACAGCTACACCCACAAGAAGCAGTCGGGTGGTTCCGGTCAATACGGTAAGATCGATTACCGTATCAAGCCCGGTGAGCCAGGTTCCGGTTTCGCATTCGCCTCAACCGTGGTTGGTGGTAACGTACCTAAAGAATACTTCCCAGCGATTGAGAAGGGCTTTAGCGTGATGATGGAAGAAGGCCCTCTGGCTGGATTCCCGGTATTGGACGTGGAAGTTGAGCTGTTCGACGGTGGATTCCACGCGGTTGACTCCTCTGCGATCGCGTTTGAGATCGCAGCGAAGGGTGCATTCCGTCAGTCCATGCCGAAAGCAGGTCCACAGTTGATCGAACCGATCATGAAAGTGGATGTATTCACGCCTGAAGATCACGTGGGTGATGTGATTGGTGACTTGAACCGTCGTCGTGGCATGATCAAGAGCCAGGAAGCGGCATCTACAGGTGTTCGTATCAAGGCAGATGTACCGTTGGCAGAAATGTTCGGGTATATCGGTCACCTGCGTACGATGACTTCAGGTCGTGGTCAGTTCTCTATGGAGTTCTCTCACTACCTGCCATGTCCAAACCAGGTTGCTGAAGAAGTGATTGCAGAAGAAAAAGCGAAGCAAGCCGCTGCTAAAAAGTAA
- the cysD gene encoding sulfate adenylyltransferase subunit CysD — MTKYDLTHLKQLEAESIHIIREVAAEFDNPVMLYSIGKDSSVMLHLARKAFFPGKLPFPLLHVDTGWKFQEMITFRDAQAKKFGLDLLVHMNEDGIKEGVGPFTHGSSKHTDVMKTQSLKQALDKYGFDAAFGGARRDEEKSRAKERVYSFRDKHHRWDPKNQRPELWNIYNGKVNKGESIRVFPLSNWTELDIWQYIHLEGIEIVPLYYSAKRPVVERDGTLIMVDDERMPLKDGETPDMRSVRFRTLGCYPLTGAIESEADTLPEIIQEMLLATSSERQGRMIDHDQAGSMEQKKREGYF, encoded by the coding sequence ATGACAAAGTACGATCTGACACACCTGAAACAGCTGGAAGCTGAAAGCATCCATATCATCCGTGAGGTAGCCGCCGAATTCGATAATCCGGTCATGCTTTACTCTATCGGTAAAGATTCCTCTGTAATGCTTCATCTGGCACGCAAGGCATTTTTCCCAGGCAAACTCCCCTTCCCGCTGCTCCACGTCGATACGGGGTGGAAATTTCAGGAAATGATCACATTTCGCGATGCGCAAGCGAAAAAGTTCGGGCTCGATCTACTGGTACACATGAACGAAGACGGCATCAAAGAAGGCGTGGGCCCCTTCACCCACGGCAGCTCCAAACACACCGACGTAATGAAGACCCAAAGTCTCAAACAAGCGCTGGACAAATACGGGTTTGATGCGGCCTTCGGTGGCGCTCGACGGGACGAAGAAAAATCCAGAGCGAAAGAACGCGTTTATTCGTTCCGGGACAAACACCATCGCTGGGATCCTAAAAATCAACGACCCGAGCTTTGGAATATCTACAACGGAAAGGTTAACAAAGGCGAAAGCATTCGCGTATTCCCGCTGTCAAACTGGACAGAGCTTGATATCTGGCAATACATTCATCTTGAAGGCATTGAGATTGTTCCTCTTTACTACTCCGCCAAACGCCCCGTAGTTGAACGAGATGGCACACTCATCATGGTTGATGATGAGCGCATGCCACTAAAAGATGGCGAAACTCCGGATATGCGCTCAGTTCGCTTCCGCACTTTGGGCTGCTACCCCCTGACCGGTGCAATTGAGTCCGAAGCGGATACACTACCTGAAATCATCCAGGAAATGTTGCTGGCCACCAGTTCCGAACGCCAGGGTCGAATGATTGATCATGACCAGGCAGGCTCGATGGAACAGAAAAAACGGGAAGGCTACTTCTAG
- the rimO gene encoding 30S ribosomal protein S12 methylthiotransferase RimO has product MPQFTKDQPQLIETVSIENNDAASKAQGAVGYFSAEQGVTGTGSGKVGFVSLGCPKALVDSERILTQLRSEGYDVVPSYDDADVVVVNTCGFIDSAVQESLDAIGEAIAENGKVIVTGCLGVKADEIREKHPQVLSISGPQAYETVVSAVHEQLPPAHDPFTSLIPPHGVKLTPKHYAYLKISEGCNQSCTFCIIPSMRGKLVSRPVESVLDEAKRLVDNGVRELLVVSQDTGAYGVDTKYKTGQWQGQEVRTRFLDLCAALGDLGAWVRLHYLYPYPHIDDVMPLMAEGKILPYLDIPFQHASPRILKMMKRPGSVDNLLSRIKAWRQVCPELTIRSTFIVGFPGETEDDFEMLLDFLREAQLDRVGCFKYSPVEGAVANELADPVPEAIQQDRFERFMAVQAQISAERLQQKVGKRMRVIVDEVTPEGSVARTPGDAPEIDGLVFIDNVIDVKPGDILDVVIEEADEHDMWAHLA; this is encoded by the coding sequence ATGCCCCAGTTTACAAAGGATCAGCCTCAGTTGATCGAGACCGTGAGTATTGAAAATAATGATGCAGCCTCTAAGGCTCAAGGCGCTGTCGGCTATTTTTCGGCAGAGCAGGGCGTTACCGGCACTGGATCAGGCAAGGTCGGATTTGTAAGTCTGGGATGCCCAAAGGCGCTCGTAGATTCAGAGCGGATACTCACCCAGCTGAGAAGTGAAGGGTATGATGTGGTGCCATCTTATGATGATGCCGATGTTGTGGTTGTCAATACATGCGGTTTTATTGATAGTGCAGTCCAGGAGTCACTGGATGCCATCGGTGAGGCGATTGCCGAGAATGGCAAGGTGATTGTGACCGGTTGTTTGGGGGTTAAGGCGGATGAAATTCGCGAAAAGCATCCGCAAGTGTTGAGTATTTCCGGGCCGCAAGCTTATGAGACCGTTGTTTCGGCTGTGCATGAGCAATTACCGCCGGCCCATGACCCGTTTACAAGTTTGATACCGCCACACGGTGTAAAGCTTACACCCAAGCACTATGCTTATCTGAAAATTTCTGAAGGCTGTAACCAGAGCTGTACGTTTTGCATTATTCCCTCCATGCGGGGTAAGCTCGTTAGCCGGCCTGTGGAATCGGTGCTCGATGAGGCCAAACGATTGGTTGACAATGGTGTGCGCGAACTGCTCGTTGTGTCTCAGGACACGGGGGCTTATGGTGTAGATACCAAATACAAGACGGGGCAATGGCAAGGTCAGGAGGTCCGGACGCGTTTTCTGGATCTTTGTGCCGCGCTAGGTGATCTTGGTGCCTGGGTGCGTTTGCACTACCTGTACCCGTACCCTCACATTGATGATGTTATGCCGTTAATGGCAGAGGGGAAGATTCTGCCTTATCTGGATATTCCTTTTCAGCATGCCAGTCCCCGCATCCTCAAGATGATGAAGCGACCTGGATCGGTGGATAATCTGCTGTCGAGAATAAAAGCGTGGCGGCAGGTGTGCCCCGAGTTGACAATTCGAAGTACTTTTATTGTCGGGTTCCCTGGCGAGACTGAAGATGATTTCGAGATGTTGCTGGACTTTCTGCGTGAGGCGCAACTGGATCGGGTGGGGTGCTTCAAATACTCGCCAGTGGAAGGTGCTGTAGCGAATGAGTTGGCTGACCCTGTGCCGGAAGCGATTCAGCAGGATCGTTTTGAGCGGTTTATGGCGGTTCAGGCGCAAATCAGCGCCGAGCGTTTGCAACAGAAAGTCGGGAAACGTATGCGGGTGATCGTTGATGAAGTGACCCCCGAAGGCTCGGTTGCTCGCACGCCCGGCGATGCCCCCGAAATTGATGGCTTGGTGTTTATCGATAATGTGATTGATGTAAAACCAGGGGATATTCTCGATGTTGTTATCGAGGAAGCTGATGAGCATGATATGTGGGCTCATCTTGCATAG